The following coding sequences lie in one Neorhodopirellula lusitana genomic window:
- a CDS encoding efflux RND transporter periplasmic adaptor subunit — translation MFSNYRCPARSRRGGALIVLLFFAGLICVGGWFGYQKYLDGRDKLAPDDLIVSDVIQGAFDHTVLEQGEIESSSNTEIFCQIKSRGGSGTAILWVIDEGTRVDAGEKLIELDSSNLEIELKEDRIEVITAEATYATAKALVEQAKIAREEYLEGVFKTEERAILSEIAIAEQELRKAQLALGSSERLVAKGLVKSLQLEADKFALANARNQLEAAQGRLKVLQNLTKRKMLVQFDSDIDAQKANLSAAEAKLYEEVQEVREIEEQIEMCVIHAPTAGVVVHANKYSSRGGNAEFVVEAGATVRERQALIRLPDPTQMQVRCKVNESRITLMKQGMPTKIRIDALPNMVLTGRVSKVNRYAEPSSWFSSSIKEYAVTIEILDPPDVIRTGMTAGAEIFVQQLADAKQVPIQALYEHGDKVYSLVQKGPQEFETREVKLSATNETMAAVTDGLEVGESAILNLRQHLTLMDLPEVVANDNSDMLTMSAEMKRLSDMVAKPAAGKEGKPDEVRGDGAGRGAGAGRGPGAGRSAGAGRSAGAGRGGEGGKRPGRTLGQ, via the coding sequence ATGTTTTCAAACTATCGATGCCCAGCCCGCAGTCGCCGGGGTGGTGCACTTATCGTTTTGTTGTTCTTCGCCGGACTCATTTGCGTCGGCGGTTGGTTTGGCTACCAGAAATATCTAGACGGACGCGACAAGCTGGCACCAGACGATTTGATTGTCAGCGACGTGATCCAGGGGGCTTTCGACCACACTGTGTTGGAACAGGGTGAGATCGAAAGTAGCAGCAATACCGAGATATTTTGCCAAATTAAGTCTCGCGGTGGATCGGGAACGGCCATCCTTTGGGTGATCGATGAGGGAACTCGTGTTGACGCTGGCGAGAAACTGATCGAGCTGGATTCATCGAATCTAGAGATCGAGCTGAAAGAGGACCGAATCGAGGTCATCACGGCCGAGGCGACTTACGCGACCGCGAAGGCGCTGGTGGAGCAAGCCAAGATTGCTCGTGAAGAGTATCTTGAAGGCGTTTTTAAAACCGAAGAGCGAGCGATTCTTTCTGAGATCGCGATTGCTGAACAAGAGCTTCGCAAGGCTCAACTCGCATTGGGCAGTAGCGAGCGGCTGGTCGCCAAGGGGTTGGTGAAGTCGCTGCAACTGGAGGCGGATAAGTTCGCCCTCGCGAATGCTCGGAACCAGTTGGAAGCGGCTCAGGGGCGGTTGAAAGTTCTGCAAAATCTGACCAAGCGAAAAATGCTGGTGCAGTTTGACAGCGACATCGACGCCCAGAAGGCGAACCTGAGTGCGGCGGAGGCCAAGCTGTACGAAGAGGTGCAAGAGGTTCGGGAGATCGAAGAGCAGATTGAGATGTGTGTGATCCACGCACCGACCGCTGGGGTTGTGGTGCACGCGAATAAATACAGTTCACGTGGTGGTAACGCCGAGTTTGTTGTCGAAGCCGGTGCGACGGTTCGGGAGCGACAAGCGTTGATTCGGCTACCCGATCCAACTCAAATGCAAGTTCGATGCAAGGTGAACGAGTCTCGCATCACGCTGATGAAACAAGGCATGCCCACGAAGATTCGCATCGACGCCTTGCCTAACATGGTCCTGACCGGTCGCGTGTCGAAGGTGAATCGTTACGCCGAGCCGAGTTCCTGGTTCAGTTCATCGATCAAGGAGTACGCGGTCACGATTGAAATTCTGGATCCGCCTGATGTGATCCGAACCGGTATGACGGCGGGGGCGGAGATCTTTGTTCAACAACTTGCGGATGCGAAACAGGTGCCGATTCAGGCTCTTTACGAGCACGGTGACAAGGTTTATTCACTGGTGCAAAAAGGACCGCAGGAATTCGAAACGCGTGAAGTGAAGTTGAGCGCGACCAACGAAACAATGGCTGCGGTGACGGACGGGCTGGAAGTTGGCGAGTCTGCCATCTTGAACCTGCGGCAACATTTAACGCTGATGGATCTTCCGGAGGTTGTCGCGAATGACAACAGCGACATGTTGACGATGTCCGCGGAAATGAAGCGGCTTTCTGACATGGTGGCCAAGCCGGCTGCGGGCAAAGAGGGAAAGCCGGATGAAGTTCGCGGCGATGGTGCCGGCCGCGGTGCGGGCGCTGGCCGTGGGCCTGGGGCTGGTCGTAGTGCCGGAGCTGGTCGTAGTGCCGGAGCTGGCCGCGGAGGCGAGGGTGGTAAGCGTCCCGGGCGGACTTTGGGGCAATGA
- a CDS encoding UDPGP type 1 family protein — MTASYDQLLESLQQYGQEHVLKYWNELDELAQKQFADQIENVDLAELANLIEGKDDEIDFADLAARAELPPAVAVDGSGADWSLDDAREAGEAALRAGKIATLVVAGGQGTRLGFDKPKGMFPAGPLSDRTLFQIFADRLIATGKRYGVQVPMYLMTSEATDAATRKYFESNNYLGLDPSQVIIFQQGTMPAVDAETGKLLLASKGSLALSPDGHGGTLRALDRNGCLDKMKADGNEHLFYWQVDNPLVALCDPMFIGHHLLAKSELTSQVIRKRYPMEKVGNLVQVDGKTLVIEYSDLPDAAAEMTSPDGGLKLWAGSIAVHLFEVAFLIREKNSDSSLPFHRASKKVPHLDATGTPVKPETPNATKFEKFIFDLVPSAQRAIVVEVEPAKAFAPIKNADGAETDTPELSKKAISDLHRSWLESAGATVNDGVTVEINAKFALDEGELAGKVEKNCVIDADRYFDV, encoded by the coding sequence ATGACTGCCTCGTACGATCAGCTTTTGGAATCGCTTCAACAATACGGACAGGAACACGTACTGAAGTACTGGAACGAGCTGGATGAGTTGGCTCAGAAGCAGTTCGCCGACCAGATCGAGAACGTCGATTTGGCTGAACTGGCCAACTTGATCGAAGGAAAAGACGACGAGATCGATTTCGCTGACTTGGCCGCCCGTGCTGAGTTGCCTCCTGCGGTTGCGGTTGACGGCAGCGGTGCGGACTGGTCTTTGGACGACGCCCGTGAGGCTGGCGAGGCCGCACTTCGTGCTGGCAAGATTGCGACCCTGGTTGTTGCTGGTGGTCAGGGAACACGGTTGGGATTCGACAAGCCGAAAGGCATGTTCCCGGCGGGCCCGTTGAGTGACCGGACGTTGTTTCAGATCTTTGCCGATCGATTGATCGCGACGGGAAAACGCTATGGCGTGCAGGTGCCGATGTACCTGATGACCAGCGAAGCGACGGATGCGGCGACTCGCAAATATTTTGAGTCCAACAATTACTTGGGGCTTGATCCGAGTCAGGTAATCATCTTCCAGCAAGGCACAATGCCCGCGGTCGATGCGGAGACCGGAAAGCTGTTGTTGGCCAGCAAGGGATCTTTGGCGTTGTCGCCGGATGGTCATGGCGGCACCTTGCGTGCGCTGGACCGGAACGGTTGCTTGGACAAGATGAAGGCGGATGGCAACGAGCATTTATTCTATTGGCAGGTCGACAACCCGTTGGTCGCGCTTTGCGATCCGATGTTCATTGGGCACCACTTGCTGGCGAAAAGCGAGTTGACCAGCCAGGTGATTCGCAAACGCTATCCGATGGAAAAGGTCGGTAACCTGGTTCAGGTCGACGGCAAGACATTGGTGATCGAGTACAGCGATCTACCGGATGCGGCGGCGGAGATGACCAGTCCCGACGGTGGCTTGAAGTTGTGGGCGGGCAGCATCGCGGTGCACCTGTTCGAGGTCGCGTTCTTGATTCGGGAAAAGAACAGCGATTCGTCGTTGCCGTTTCACCGTGCCAGTAAGAAAGTGCCGCATTTGGATGCGACCGGGACCCCGGTTAAGCCAGAAACTCCGAATGCGACCAAGTTCGAGAAGTTCATTTTCGACTTAGTGCCGTCGGCTCAGCGGGCGATCGTTGTCGAGGTGGAGCCAGCGAAAGCGTTCGCGCCGATCAAAAATGCGGACGGAGCGGAAACGGACACGCCGGAATTGTCGAAAAAGGCGATCAGCGACCTTCATCGCAGTTGGTTGGAATCTGCCGGAGCGACCGTGAACGACGGCGTTACAGTCGAAATCAACGCTAAATTCGCTTTGGATGAAGGCGAATTGGCTGGCAAGGTGGAGAAAAACTGCGTAATTGACGCAGACCGCTATTTTGACGTGTAG
- the purD gene encoding phosphoribosylamine--glycine ligase → MSYNVLIVGSGGREHAIAWKLSQSKHVREVFVAPGNAGTAADAKNLDIAQDDHAGLIAFAQSNDVGLVVVGPEAPLVAGLVDDMQEAGLRVFGPSKVASELEGSKVFCKNLLRSADIPTADYQTFRSADDAMRYIKDRYAEPTDPVNVVVKADGLAAGKGVIVCEKRSEALEAIDRIGARKEFGAAGKEIIIEERLTGPEVSVLAITDGETILTLPTAQDHKPALDGDKGPNTGGMGAYCPAPVLDEETLAKVESGILVPVVHAMKRCRRPFKGVLYAGLMLTPAGPKVLEFNVRFGDPECQPLLMRLKSDLAEVMQATIDGKLGELDGLEFDDRPGICVVMASEGYPGDYEKGHAITGIADADAMENVKVFHAGTKLSDGDVVNAGGRVLGVTALGDSISAAKLQAYKAVAKIRWQGAWCRKDISDKALKSASV, encoded by the coding sequence ATGTCCTACAACGTCTTGATTGTTGGAAGCGGCGGTCGCGAGCATGCGATTGCCTGGAAGTTGTCCCAAAGCAAACACGTCCGCGAAGTTTTCGTTGCTCCAGGGAACGCAGGGACTGCGGCGGACGCCAAGAATTTGGACATCGCTCAAGACGACCATGCTGGATTGATCGCGTTCGCCCAGTCCAACGATGTGGGCTTGGTCGTCGTCGGTCCCGAAGCTCCGTTGGTTGCGGGCCTGGTCGACGACATGCAAGAAGCGGGACTACGAGTCTTTGGCCCATCGAAGGTGGCTTCGGAGCTGGAGGGCAGCAAGGTGTTTTGCAAGAACCTGTTGCGTTCGGCGGACATTCCCACTGCGGATTACCAAACATTTCGCTCGGCCGATGACGCGATGCGTTACATCAAGGATCGCTACGCCGAGCCCACCGATCCGGTCAACGTGGTGGTGAAGGCGGATGGTTTGGCGGCCGGCAAGGGTGTGATTGTTTGCGAGAAACGCAGCGAGGCCCTGGAGGCGATCGATCGCATTGGAGCTCGTAAAGAGTTCGGTGCGGCGGGCAAAGAGATCATCATCGAAGAACGTTTGACCGGGCCGGAAGTCAGCGTGCTGGCGATTACCGACGGTGAAACGATATTGACCCTGCCAACGGCGCAAGATCACAAGCCGGCTTTGGATGGCGACAAAGGCCCCAACACCGGTGGCATGGGCGCGTATTGCCCGGCTCCGGTTTTGGACGAAGAGACATTGGCGAAGGTGGAGTCGGGCATTTTGGTGCCAGTCGTCCACGCGATGAAACGCTGCCGGCGTCCGTTCAAAGGCGTCCTGTACGCGGGGCTGATGCTGACTCCCGCAGGCCCGAAAGTTCTGGAGTTCAACGTTCGGTTCGGTGATCCGGAATGCCAGCCTTTGCTGATGCGTTTGAAGTCCGACTTGGCCGAAGTCATGCAAGCGACCATCGATGGAAAGCTTGGCGAGTTGGACGGCTTGGAGTTCGACGATCGTCCTGGGATTTGTGTCGTGATGGCTAGCGAAGGCTATCCAGGCGATTACGAAAAGGGACACGCGATCACTGGGATTGCCGACGCCGACGCGATGGAAAACGTGAAGGTCTTTCACGCGGGCACCAAGCTTAGCGACGGCGACGTCGTCAATGCGGGCGGCAGGGTGTTGGGCGTCACGGCGCTGGGTGATTCAATCAGTGCGGCTAAGTTGCAAGCCTACAAAGCGGTCGCGAAGATTCGCTGGCAAGGTGCGTGGTGTCGAAAGGACATCAGCGACAAAGCTTTGAAATCGGCTTCCGTTTAG
- a CDS encoding alpha/beta hydrolase: protein MSLNLIPPPLRSLFRPDSEPQGRSGRWLAAEKLPAGKRTVEVREAGNVSIGNLAAVLFAGVFGVIGCGDALAVEPAMKPKAGPGVVVEAGAGNVMERQPVEVRRFMDIRIAGLFDQADRASDGDPALDEPNADESGERSGAIPLNDVLWPMADLYVPIVNAASIVRESGKVDGVASGGVHRGRSTVPIEVDLPRRPAILLVHGGAWVTGDKWLLRSYADDLSRLGCVVLNINYRLAPGAKFPAQVDDVREGLIYLRQHADALAIDVDRIGAFGYSAGGHLSALVGLLADEPLEKQTEVSEWRASDSRWTRLPKVAAVCVGGPPCDFREIPLDNTALTCFLGATRRQTPEVYESASPIVHISPNDPPTHLFQGETDLLVPLRGTRRFATALKEAGVAADLTVIEGQGHMLTFRHPESRQVVLDFFAEQLLR from the coding sequence TTGAGTTTGAATTTGATTCCCCCTCCGCTGCGGTCGCTGTTTCGGCCGGATAGCGAGCCGCAGGGACGTTCGGGGCGATGGTTGGCCGCTGAAAAGCTGCCTGCTGGAAAGCGAACCGTTGAAGTGCGAGAGGCTGGAAACGTCTCCATTGGGAACTTGGCCGCAGTGCTATTCGCTGGGGTGTTTGGCGTGATCGGGTGCGGTGATGCGTTGGCGGTTGAGCCGGCGATGAAACCCAAGGCCGGGCCGGGTGTTGTCGTTGAGGCTGGGGCGGGGAATGTCATGGAGAGGCAACCGGTGGAGGTGCGCCGGTTCATGGACATCCGGATTGCAGGACTTTTTGATCAAGCGGATCGTGCAAGTGATGGTGATCCGGCTTTAGATGAGCCAAACGCGGATGAATCAGGCGAGCGTTCTGGTGCGATACCGCTGAATGATGTCTTGTGGCCGATGGCGGACTTGTACGTGCCGATTGTGAACGCGGCGAGCATTGTTCGAGAAAGCGGGAAGGTTGACGGCGTGGCTAGCGGTGGTGTGCACCGGGGACGCAGTACGGTGCCGATCGAGGTCGACCTACCACGGCGGCCGGCGATTTTGTTGGTGCATGGTGGAGCTTGGGTGACTGGCGATAAATGGTTGTTGCGATCCTATGCCGACGATCTGTCTCGCTTGGGCTGCGTTGTGTTGAACATCAACTATCGCTTGGCTCCGGGGGCCAAGTTCCCGGCCCAGGTTGACGATGTGCGTGAGGGTTTGATCTATCTTCGCCAGCACGCTGATGCGTTGGCGATTGATGTGGATCGGATCGGAGCCTTTGGCTACTCGGCGGGCGGTCACTTGTCGGCGCTGGTGGGTTTGTTGGCGGATGAGCCGCTGGAGAAACAAACCGAAGTGAGTGAATGGCGAGCGAGCGATTCACGTTGGACTCGGTTGCCAAAGGTTGCGGCGGTGTGTGTGGGTGGACCGCCGTGTGACTTCCGCGAGATCCCATTGGACAACACCGCGCTGACCTGCTTTCTGGGCGCGACTCGGCGGCAGACGCCGGAGGTGTACGAATCGGCATCACCGATCGTGCATATTTCTCCGAATGATCCGCCGACCCATCTTTTTCAAGGAGAAACTGATTTGCTGGTTCCGTTGCGTGGGACGCGAAGGTTTGCAACGGCGCTAAAAGAAGCCGGTGTGGCGGCGGATCTCACCGTGATCGAAGGTCAGGGGCATATGCTGACCTTCCGGCATCCGGAGTCGCGCCAAGTCGTGCTCGATTTCTTTGCCGAGCAGTTGCTTCGATAG
- a CDS encoding nucleotide pyrophosphatase/phosphodiesterase family protein — translation MSKKLCIINVVGLTPRLLANAPRLASVGAARPWTSPVPAVTCTSQATMLTGTAPRDHGIVGNGWLYPDTQEVRFWQQARSLINGDIFYDRYETAKMFWWFNQATTAKYGATPKPHYGCDGSKVFDVLDWTGCDLTRQLGPFPFFAFWGPGAGIDASNWIADATALVMRTKQPQLTMCYLPHLDYDFQRLTEHDPARVAEVDAAAGRVIDAAEAIGAEVVVVSEYGLTPANRPVHLNRVLRNNGHVKVRSGPFGEVLMPTDCDAFAVADHQVAHIYVRDANQIDSVATLLQQTPGVARVVRPAEIGLDHPRSGQLIALSDADAWFTYYYWLDDDNAPDFARTVDIHRKPGYDPCELFMTSKLRAGARLLQKKLGMRYKMDVIPLDATLVRGSHGLLASDPQDGPIVIGPTEPPSDMVDFPDYVHSLL, via the coding sequence ATGTCGAAAAAACTTTGCATCATCAATGTTGTCGGTTTGACGCCACGGTTGCTGGCAAACGCGCCCCGCCTCGCGTCAGTCGGTGCAGCCCGCCCCTGGACCAGCCCAGTGCCCGCGGTGACCTGCACCAGCCAGGCGACCATGCTGACCGGCACCGCCCCTCGCGATCACGGAATCGTCGGCAACGGCTGGCTGTACCCGGACACCCAAGAGGTCCGATTTTGGCAACAAGCACGCTCGCTGATCAACGGCGATATTTTCTACGACCGCTACGAAACCGCCAAGATGTTTTGGTGGTTCAACCAAGCCACCACCGCGAAGTACGGTGCGACCCCCAAACCCCATTACGGCTGCGACGGATCCAAAGTCTTCGACGTCCTGGACTGGACCGGGTGTGACCTCACCCGACAACTCGGCCCGTTCCCGTTCTTTGCGTTCTGGGGACCAGGTGCCGGGATCGACGCCAGCAACTGGATTGCCGACGCCACCGCGTTGGTGATGCGAACGAAGCAACCGCAGTTGACGATGTGCTACCTCCCGCATCTGGATTACGACTTCCAGCGGCTCACCGAACACGATCCCGCCCGTGTCGCGGAAGTCGATGCCGCCGCTGGCAGAGTCATTGACGCCGCCGAAGCAATTGGCGCGGAAGTCGTCGTGGTCAGCGAATACGGACTGACCCCCGCAAACCGCCCGGTGCACCTGAACCGCGTCCTTCGCAACAACGGTCACGTGAAGGTGCGCAGCGGTCCGTTCGGTGAAGTCTTGATGCCCACCGATTGCGATGCCTTCGCCGTTGCCGACCACCAAGTCGCCCACATTTACGTTCGCGATGCCAACCAAATCGACTCCGTGGCCACGCTCCTACAGCAAACACCGGGAGTCGCCCGCGTCGTCCGTCCCGCTGAGATCGGACTGGACCATCCTCGCAGTGGTCAACTGATCGCATTGTCCGACGCCGATGCGTGGTTCACCTATTACTACTGGCTCGACGACGACAACGCGCCCGACTTCGCTCGCACCGTCGACATCCATCGCAAGCCGGGTTACGACCCTTGCGAACTGTTCATGACCAGCAAGCTCCGCGCCGGCGCCCGCTTGCTGCAAAAGAAGTTAGGCATGCGATACAAGATGGACGTCATCCCACTCGACGCCACCCTGGTACGCGGCAGCCACGGCCTACTCGCATCCGATCCACAAGACGGGCCGATCGTAATCGGGCCGACCGAGCCCCCTTCCGACATGGTCGACTTCCCCGACTACGTTCACTCGCTTCTCTGA